The window CGTAATATCTTCAAGAATGCTAACTACGATTTCATCAAGTACCGTAAGGTTACTTATGTGATCTCTGCATTTGTTGTACTGCTGGGTATCGGAGCGCTCATCAATGGTTTCAACCAGGGTGTTGAATTCAGCGGTGGCCGTAGCTATATCGTTAACTTCTACAAGCCTGTAAACTCTGATGAGGTAAGGGATGCCTTGGATAAAACATTTGGTAAGTTCCCCATTGTAAAGACTTATGGTGGAACCAACCAACTGGATATTACCACAGACTACCTGATCGAAAGGACCAATGTAGAGACCGATGCTGAAGTGAAGAATAAGCTGTTCGAAGGCCTGAAGCCTTTCCTGCCTGCAGGATTAACGGCTGATGAATTCGATGGTAAATACCTTCAGGGTTCCAAGCGCGTAGATGCGACCATTTCCGACGACCTTAAGTCCGGAGCGAAGTGGGCTACCTTCTGGTCACTGTTGGTGATCGCCCTCTATATCTTTATTCGTTTCCGCGACTGGAGGTTCTCCCTGGGTACCATCGTAGCCTTGTTGCACGATGTACTGGTAACGCTGATCGTGTTCTCCTTCTTCAAGAATATCGTACCGTTCTCCCTGGAGATCGACCAGCACTTCATTGCTGCGATCCTGACCGTGATCGGTTTCTCCATGAACGATACCGTGATCGTGTTTGACCGTATCAGGGAAAACAGCCGCCTGATGAAAGGGGCCACCAAAGCGGAGATCATCAACAAGTCAATCAACAATACCCTGAGCCGTACCATCATGACCTCGGTTACGGTATTCCTCACCATCCTTATCCTGTTCCTGGTAGGTGGTGAAGTGACCAAGGGTTTTGCTTTCGCGATGCTGATCGGTGTGATCACCGGTTGTTACTCATCCATCTTTGTGGCAGCACCGATCCTGGTTGATTTCGCCAAGGATAAGCCACTGGGTGAAGCTGACATGGCACATGCCCCCAAGGCAGAAGCCAAGCCCGCTGTAGCCAAATCATAATCGATAAAAACTTAATAAGAATGCCGCCCCGAAAAGGCGGCATTCTTATTTCTACTAAAAGGAATAAAAAAAGCACCAGCTACAGCCGGTGCTTTACAATTAGGTCGATACTAGTATTAAACAGCAAAAGAAGTTCCGCATCCGCAGGTATTGCTGGCATTCGGGTTCTTGAAAGTGAACCCACGGGAGTTGAGGCCATCCTGCCAGTCGATCTCCATACCCATCAGGTAGATGCCATGGGACTTCGCCATTACGCAAGGGATCCCTTCTATCTCAAATCGATCATCACCTTCCTGGAGGTCGTCGAAACCAAGGACATAACTAAGACCCGAACAGCCACCACCCTTTACTCCTACCCTCAATACCTTGGCAGTATCGAAACCGGGTTCGTTCATGAGTCTGTGGAGTTCGGTAACAGCTCCTGCGGTAAAGGTTACAGGCGTTTGAAGCACAGTTTCCATTGATAACATTTTTGCAAAAATAACAACAATTGCCCAATATGGTTTCCATTCGGGATGCAGCAGCTAAAAACCACTTGTTTTACAGGCAGAAAAAATTTGTTAAGATCATCCAGCAAGTAAATTTGTCCATCAATTCAACACCTAATGGCAACATCAACCATGATCCTGATCGGGGTAGGCCTTGTAGCATTAATAGCGGGCCTCTACCTATTCTTTTACATGAAAGACAAAAAATCCGTTTCGGAACCAACAACCCAGCAGGATGGCAACAGTTCCAGGCAGCTAAAACTCGCAGCATACGAACGCCTGGTTATCCTGGCGGAAAGGATTGCGATCCCCAACCTCGTAAGCAGGAGCAACGAACCCGGGCTGGGCAAGCGCGACATGCAGCAACTACTGACCCAAACGATCAGGCAGGAATTTGATTATAACCTTTCCCAGCAGATCTATGTTAGTAATGAAGCCTGGGAGGCTATCCGTAATTTGAAAGAACAGAATATCCATGTCATTAACCAACTGGCTTCCATCCTTCCTGATGAAATGACTGGCCTCGAGTTCAACAAGAAACTGGTTGAATTCATCATGAACCAGCCCCAGGGATCCATGCACCAGATGGTACAGGAAGCCCTTCGGTATGAAGCAAGGAAGTTGATGTAAATGATGGGGGGTGAGGCAGGCCATCGGCAATTAGATCAACGGCCTTACCATGCGATGGACATATCCTGACCATCAAACCCGGATGTCATTGATTGCAATTCAGAACAATTTGCTATGCCAGATAAGAATATCTCCACCGACAGTGGAATCGAGATCAAGGAAGTGTATTACCGGACCGACTTGCCCAGTGCTGGTCAAACAGAGGAAAAGCCGGGTGAGTTCCCTTTTACAAGGGGTATCCAGCCTGATATGTACAGGGGCAAGCTCTGGACCATGCGCCAGTATGCGGGCTTCAGCACAGCAGAGGAAAGCAATAAAAGGTACCATTACCTGCTCTCCCAGGGGGTGATGGGCTTAAGTGTTGCCTTCGACCTGCCAACACAGATAGGCTACGACAGTGACCACCCGCTGGCAGAAGGGGAAGTTGGAAAAGTGGGTGTTGCCATCGACAGCCTTGAGGATATGAAGACCCTTTTCAAAGGGATCAAACTGGAAGATGTCAGCACTTCCATGACCATCAATGCAACAGGATTCATTCTCCTCTCCCTTTATGTTGCCCTCGCCAAACAACAAGGAGCAGACCTTAAAAAGATCTCCGGCACAATCCAGAACGACATCCTGAAAGAATATGCGGCAAGGGGTACTTATATCTACCCGCCCAAGCCCTCCATGCGCATCATTACAGATATTTTTGAATGGTGCAGTAAGGATCTTCCTAAATGGAATACAATCTCCATATCGGGTTACCATATCCGTGAGGCGGGTTCTACTGCAGTGCAGGAAGTAGCATTTACCCTCAGCAATGGTAAGGCATATGTACAGGCAGCACTGGAGAAAGGTCTAGATATCAATGTATTTGGCAAAAGGCTGTCCTTCTTCTTTAATGCCCATAATAACCTCTTCGAAGAAGTGGCTAAATTCAGGGCAGCCCGGAGGATGTGGGCGAAGATCATGCAGTCGCTGGGAGCAACAGACCCCAAGGCCATGATGCTCCGATTCCATACCCAAACAGGAGGAAGCACCCTGACCGCACAACAGCCATTCAATAATATCAGCAGGGTAACCGTTCAAACCATGGCCGCCGTATTAGGAGGGACCCAATCCTTACACACTAACGGTTATGATGAAGCGCTTAGCCTTCCTACAGAAGAAGCAGCAAGGATCGCCCTGAGGACCCAGCAGATCGTGGCCTTTGAAAGTGGTATTGCAGATACGGTTGACCCACTTGCCGGCTCTTATTATGTTGAAGCACTGACTAATGAACTGGAGCAGAAGGCATGGGACCTGATCGCCACCATCGATAGCATGGGTGGTAGCGTAAGTGCCATTGAGGAAGGGTTTATCCAGGATGAAATTGCAAGGAGCGCTTATGATTACCAGCGGCAGATCGAAACCGGAGGGAAGATCATCGTTGGCGTCAACAAATTCCAGGTGAAAGAATCAGACTCCATCCCATTATTTAAGATAGATGATTCGATTCGTTTATTGCAAAGCCAGAAGTTGGCAGATTTGCGGGCCAGGCGCGACCAGGGGAAAGCTTTAAACTGCCTTGAACTGCTGCGTGAAAAAGCAGTTAACGGCGAAAACCTCATGCCTGTAGTCATTGAGGCAGTAGAGAGCCTCTGTACACTAGGTGAAATAGCTGATGTTCTCCGAAAGGAATTCGGGGAATTCAAGTAAATAAAAAAGCCGCTTAACTGGAAGCGGCTTTTTCATTTCAAGGTTTTACTTTAATAGCTGGTCGATCATCATGATGGTGCCATTATCCGCATTGATGGCATCCCCAACAACTTTTGCATTACCAAGGTTGATCGGGGTTCCCCCGATCGATTTCAATGTACCACTGGCAAGGTCTGCAGGATTTACCTTACCCGGGATGATATGGCCCTTCAGAATATTGGCAAGGTCCTTCAAACCCGCTTTACTTCCAGTCAGTTTACCAATAGCATCCTGCCCGAGGGCGGCAATGGCGTCATTACTGGGGGCAAGGATGGTCAACGGGTTGGAGCCACCCAATAATTTTCCCACGCTGGGGACCTTATTGATCAGGCCAGCAAATGAAGAAAGGTTGGCATTGCCTCCAAGCATACCCAGCAAATTGGACGGAGTGGTGAGGGAACTCAGGGATGGTGCACAGCTTAAATTCAGCATGGCAATAACTCCCATAACAGTGAATAGTCTAAGGAAAGTGTTGCGTCTCATAAGTGAATGTTTATTTGGGATGAAAAAATCACCATTTAACTACCTTATGAGCCTAACCGATTCTGGGGTAGAAATTGTAAATTACGAAACATATAACAACAAAACCATATGATTGTTCGCACCTTAAAACTGCTCTTGATCCTGGTAGGCTCTGGTACCCTCGTCAAGGCACAATCGCCCATGGCAGCTGCGATTGAAGCAAAGGCAAAAGCTGTCCTTCCTAAAGTAATTGAGTGGAGAAGGCATATCCACCAGAACCCCGAACTGGGTAACCGGGAGTTCAAGACCATGGAATACATTGCTGCCCATCTTCGGTCTTTGGGCATAGAAGTGAAGACCGGGGTAGCCAAGACCGGCGTAGTTGGCCTGCTTAAAGGCGGAAAGCCTGGTCCTGTTGTGGCGCTTCGTGCTGATATGGACGCATTGCCTGTTTTGGAGCGTGTGGATGTCCCATATAAGTCAACGGTAACCGCAGAGTACCTTGGACAAACTGTTCCTGTAATGCATGCCTGTGGGCATGATACCCATGTGGCCATGCTGATGGGTGCCGCAGAAGTATTGGCAGGAATGAAGAAAGACCTTGCAGGCTCTGTAAAATTTATTTTCCAGCCGGCTGAAGAAGGTCCTCCCGGTGATGAGGAAGGTGGAGCGCCATTAATGGTAAAAGAGGGGGTAATGGACAATCCCAAAGTAGATGCTGTATTTGGTATCCATATCTCTTCCCAATTGGAAGTGGGTAATATCAAATACAAAGCTGGTCCATTCATGGCTTCTTCAGACTGGTTCACCATCAAGATCAAGGGAAAACAAGCCCATGGCTCCGCTCCCTGGGGTAGCATTGACCCGATCGTGGTAGGCACCCAGATCGTAAACGGTTTACAGACCATTGTAAGCCGGCAGGAAAACATAGTAAAGGCGCCTGTTGTCATTACGGTGGGAAAGTTCCATAGCGGTGTCCGCAGCAATATCATTCCCGAGGAAGCTGTCCTGGAAGGCACGATCCGCACCCTCGATGCGGAGATGCAGAAGGATGTCCACCAAAGGATCAGGACCACTGCCCAGAAGATCGCAGAAGCGTCTGGGGCTACGGTGGAAGTAGTCATTGATACCAAGACCCTGGTTACTTTCAATGATTCTACCTTAACCGAACTAATGGTGCCTTCACTGGTGAGATCAGCCGGTGCAGACAAGGTTGCCAGCCAGGGATGGACCACAGGTGCTGAAGACTTCTCCTTTTTTGGTGAGAAAGCCCCGGCCTTTTTCTTTAATGTTGGCGGTATGCCCAAAGGCACCACCTCTGCCAAGGCTGGGGGGCACCATACACCCGACTTCTTCATTGACGATTCGCAGCTGGATGTTGGGGTAAAGGCGTTTTGCAACCTGGTGGTCGACTTTGCTCAACAGTATCCTAAGATGGCCAAGACCAATACCGGGAAGAAAGCTTTTTGACAACAACCATATTTGAATTGCTAAAGGCCGGGTGACCGGCCTTTTATTTCCAGTGAATATGATACTATACCGCCAGGTAAGCAACAAAGCAGACCTTCAAAAGATCCTGGCCTTACAAGAGGTAAACCTGAAGGGAAATCTCTCCGAAGAGGAGAAAAATGCACAGGGATTCCTTACCCTGCAGCACAGCATGGAAGTATTGGAAACAATGCACGGCACTGAACCCAGCATCATTGCCATGGATGGTGAAACACTGGCTGGTTATGCATTGGTTATGCCGCTGGAGACTAGGTCATTGATACCCGAACTGGCTCCGATGTTTGACCATTTCGCATCTATGACATACAAGGGAAAACCGCTTAACCACTATCGTTACTATGTATTGGGACAGGTTTGTGTAGCTGCAGCATACAGAGGAATGGGAGTATTCGAAGGGTTATACCAAATGCACCGGGACCTATTAGGCAACAGGTATGACTTTGTGATCACGGAAATATCAACCAGCAATCAAAGATCCCTAAAAGCCCATGCCAGGGTTGGATTTACCACCATCCTGACCACCAGGGACCATATCGATGAATGGCAAGTGGTGCTGTGGGATTTCAATAAAAAAGCAGTGGGTTGACCACTGCTTTTTCTATTCTTACTAGTTCTTCTTCATTTCTTTCGCCCAGGTATCCTTCAGGGTAACTGTCCTGTTGAAGACCAACTTTTCCGGGGTAGAATCCTTGTCAAGCGCGAAATATCCCTTACGCAGGAATTGATAGCGGTCACCCTCACCCGCTTTAGTAAGTGCTGGTTCCGCATATACCTCACTGATCACCTGAAGGGAATCCGGGTTGATGTAGGATTTGAAATCACCTTCCTCGTTGCTGGGGTCTTCAACCTTGAACAGACGGTCATACAACCTCACCTCTGCTTTTACAGCCTGGGAAATACTTACCCAATGCAAGGTTCCCTTCACATTGATTCCGGAAGTATCCTGCCCACTCTTACTCTCAGGAATATAGGTACACCTCAATTCGGTCACATTCCCTTCATCATCTTTCATTACCTCATCACAACGGATAATGTAGGCGCTCTTCAACCTAACCATTTGTCCGGGAGCTAGTCGGAAATACTTCTTGGGCGGGTTCTCCATGAAATCCTCCCGCTCAATGTATAATTCACCAGAGAAGGGGATATCGCGGTGACTGGTATCAGGATCCTCAGGATTATCTTCTGATTTGAGCATTTCAACCTGTCCTGCAGGGTAGTTCGTGACCACTACTTTCAAGGGGTCAAAAACCACCATCCGCCTGTGGGCTATCTTGTTCAGGTGTTCCCGCAAACAGAATTCCAGCAAACCAACATCGATCAGGTTGTCGCGCTTGGCCACACCGATCCTGTCACAAAAATCACGGATACTCTCCGGTGTGAATCCCCTCCTTCTCAACCCACTGATCGTTGGCATCCTGGGATCATCCCAACCGCTTACATGCCCTTCGTTCACCAGTTGCAGCAATTTTCGTTTACTCATGACCGTGTTGGTCATATTCAACCTGGCGAATTCATACTGGTGGGAAGGGAATATCCCCAATTGTTCAATGAACCAATCGTACAAGGGACGATGGGGAATGAACTCAAGGGTACAAATGGAATGAGTGATCTTCTCGATGGAATCGCTCTGTCCATGAGCAAAATCGTACATGGGGTAAATGCACCATTTATCACCGGTCCTATGGTGTTTGGCATGCTTGATCCGGTAAATGATAGGGTCACGCATATGCATATTGGGTGATGCCATATCGATCTTCGCCCGTAATACCTTCTCACCATCCTTGAACTTACCCGCACGCATATCCGCAAAAAGACTAAGGTTCTCTTCAACAGAGCGGTTGCGGTAAGGACTATCCTTTCCGGGTTCAGTGGGGGTACCTTTCAGGGATGCGATCTCCTCGCTGGAACTGTCATCCACATAAGCAAGTCCTTTCTGGATCAGCTTAACGGCATAATCATAAAGGTACTCAAAGTAATCAGATGCATATAATTCATTGGCCCACTGGAAACCCAGCCAACGAACATCATCCTTTATGCTTTCAACATATTCCGTGTCCTCTGTAACAGGATTGGTATCATCGAAACGGAGATTGGTTTGGCCTCCATACTTAAGGGCCAGCCCAAAGTTCAGGCAGATGCTTTTCGCATGGCCTATATGCAGGTATCCATTGGGCTCCGGTGGGAATCGGGTTAAAATACTATTGTATTTTCCTTCCGCCAGGTCCTTCTCAATGATCTCTTCAATGAAATTGAGTGATTTTTCTTCTTCTTTACTGATCTCCGTCATACTCTTGATTTGCAGAACTGCGAATTTACGGCTTGTTAAGCAGTGTACAAAAGCGGGGACATGCCGGGTCTGGATGGCCGGGCCGAACTTTCATGTTAACACCCGCAATTCCGATAATAAAAGGAAAAATAAAGGACTATCCGCGGGCGCCAAACAAAAGGCTTCCTATCCTGACCATATTGCTGCCCTCATCGATGGCGATCCTGTAATCCCCACTCATGCCCATAGACAAGGTATCAGGCTGGATCTGCGCCGTATTTAAGGCCCTTGACCTAACTGCATCATACAACCGCTTTAGCAGCCTGAACTCATTCCTTACTTGTTCTAAATTATCGCTAAAGGAAGCCATCCCCATCAATCCCCTTATCCGGACCCCTGCATATTTATCAGGAGCTTGAACGATATCATCGATCAATGCCATCAGCTCGTATTCATCCATGCCGAACTTAGTTTCTTCAGTGGCAATATGGATTTGCAACAGTACATCGATCACCCTGCCGTTCTTAATAGCTTGTTTATTGATCTCAGCCAATAATTTCGGACTATCCACCCCGTGTACCAGGTGCACGAAAGGAGCTATGTATTTGACCTTATTGGACTGGAGGTGGCCAATGAAATGCCAGTGGATATCCCCGGGAAGTTGCGATTGCTTGTCAACCAGTTCCTGAACATAATTCTCCCCGAAATCCCTTTGTCCCAGTTCATATAAAGCCATGATATCATCAGCCGGTTTGGTTTTGGAAACTGCGACAAGGCAAATCCCCTCCCTTAATTCATCCTTGATTTCCTGGTATTTAGCTTCATTGATTGCCATAGATCAGATTTGTAATGCGCAAATATCGTTGATAACCACGGATTCTTCTTTTCCCTGACGGGTCGGAGTCAGGTCGGAGTCAGGTCGGAAACGGGTCGGAGTCAGGTCGGAGTCAGGTCGGAAACGGGTCGGAGACGGGTCGGAGACGGGTCGGAGACGGGTCGGAGACGGGTCGGAGACGGGTCGGAGACGGGTCGGAGACGGGTCGGAGACGGGTCGGAGACGGGTCGGAGACGGGTCGGAGACGGGTCGGAGACGGGTCGGAGACGGGTCGGAGACGGGTCGGACTGCGCCCGACCCGTCCCGAAACAAAAAGCCCCGGGCAACCAATCCCGGGGCGTATAGCAAGCAAACGAAAACAGCCAACTTATTTCAAGATCGAGCGACTGATAACAATACGCTGGACTTCTGAGGTTCCCTCGTAGATCTGGGTGATCTTGGCATCTCGCATTAAACGCTCTACGTGGAATTCCTTCACAAAACCATATCCGCCATGAACCTGTACGGCTTCAGTTGAAATCCACATGGCAGCTTCTGAAGCGTATACCTTTGCCATGGATCCACTTAGGGTATAATCCAGGTTATTATCTTTTTCCCATGCAGCCTTCAGGCATAAGAGCCTGGCAGCCTCTACTTTTGTAGCCATATCGGCCAGTTTGAACTGGATAGCCTGATGATGCATGATCTCCTTGCCAAAAGCCTTACGCTGTTTGGAATAATTCAGCGCCAGTTCAAATGCGCCGCTCGCAATTCCCAAAGCCTGGGCGGCAATACCAATACGGCCACCGGCAAGCGTCTTCATGGCAAACTTGAATCCAAAACCGTCCTCCCCTATCCTATTCTCCTTGGGAACTTTCACATCATTGAAGGAAATGCTATGGGTATCACTTCCGCGGATGCCCATCTTGTTTTCCTTCGCGCCCACTGTCACGCCCGGCCAATTCTTCTCCACAATGAATGCATTGATTCCATGGGACCCCTTGGCTATATCAGTCTGGGCAATCACCAGGTAGACAGAAGCCGAAGAACCATTGGTGATCCAGTTCTTGATACCATTCAATAGGTAATAGTCGCCTTTATCTTCAGCAGTAGTACGTTGTGAAGTAGCATCGCTTCCCGCCTCCGGCTCACTAAGCAGGAAGGCTCCAATATACAATTCACCATCCTTTTTCCCCTGGGCCAGGGGGGTAAGGTATTTTTGCTTTTGCTCTTCGGTTCCATAAGCTTCAAGCCCCCAGCAAACCAGGCTATTGTTCACACTCATGCTCACACTCACGCTGGCATCGATCTTACTGATCTCCTCCATTGCCAACACATAGCTGATGGTATCCATTCCCGATCCACCATACTTTGGATCAACCATCATGCCCATAAAACCAAGGTCAGCCAGTTTCATGACCTGTTCACGAGGGTACTGCTGCTTTTCATCCCGTTCGATCACACCCGGCAAACATTCCTGCTGGGCAAAATCACGGGCAGCTTTCTGGATCATCAGGTGTTCCTCGCTCAATTGAAAATGCATACGGACTCGCTTTAAAGTGGGCAAATTTAGAAGAAAAGATTTACCAACTAACAATCGTTAGTAATATTTTTTCAACTTTTTAGTTCGACTGCCAACTGTTTCAACTGTAACCGTAAAGGAATCCGTACGCAGCCTGACTTCTATTTTATTTTATTCAATTCCAACGCTTTAGGAAAAATTATATTATTCTCCAAGTGAATATGCTGGTGTAGGTCCAATTCAAAAGCTGCCAATTCCTGCAGGGTAAGCCGATGGGTAGTACAGGCCAGGGGATGGGGGGTGTATTGATTGGTCAACTCCCGGATCCTTGCCATAAGAACACCAGCCTGGTCATGTTCATGCTCCAATTGTACCATCGGGTTCCGGACATCCCTTAGCCCTGCTCTACCTTGGTCAACGCCCACTCCCTTCTCCAATGCAATGATCGCCGGGAATAGGATATCCTCTTCCTTTTTCAAATGCGACAGTAATTCTTCAGCCAATTGCCGCCACAGTTGCTGCACTTCTAGCATATACGGGAACTTGTCCCCATGCTTGTCCGCAACTTTTGACAAATGGAAACTAATGGAAGGTATCTCCTGCTTCACATAAAAATGATGCTTGAGCAACACATAAGTGATAAGCTTTTCTGCTGACCAGGTATCAAAATCCACCTGCTCCCCACCTGGTAGTTCTATTGCCTCCTGCAATTCTTCACTTACATCGGCCGCAGCTATACCTTTCTGCCTGCAAGCATCAGCAAGGCTGCGTTTCCCATTGCAACAATAATCGAGGCCATATTTCTCCAACACCCTTGCGGTGGAAGGATGATCCGTAACGATCCTGCCCAACTGCAGGTTGTCTAATGCTTCCATAAATTATTTTTCACAAAATTTCAGCCGGCACCATTAGCATTTTATGCGCTGCATCATATCCTTGATTATTTTTACCAATCTCGAAAACCGACACCATGCAACTCGATGCTGCTTACTGGAATGATCGATACCTCAACCACAAGACTAGTTGGGATATTGGGTATGCTGCACCCGCCTTAACCCATTTTGTCGATCAGTTGCCAGACAAGTCCATCAGCATCCTGGTGCCGGGTTGCGGAAATGGATACGAAGTGGAATACCTCTTGCAAAAAGGTTTTACGAATGTTACTGTTGTTGACATAGCACCATCACTGACTGATGCATTGAAGAGAAGGCTTGAACCGTATTCAGGAAAAGAACTCACCATTATAACCGGTGATTTTTTTGAACTCGATGGACTATATGACCTCGTGCTGGAACAAACCTTCTTTTGCGCACTTGACCCCGAAAAGAGGGCAGACTACGCTAATAAAATGTTCAACATCCTTAAGCCGGGCGGTAAACTTGCCGGCGTTCTATTCAACAGGGAATTTATTGGCGGTCCACCATTCGGTGGCAGCCAGGAAGAATACAAGAAACTCTTCTCCAAGATGTTTACCATAAAAGTAATGGAGCCGTGTTACAACTCCATTACTCCGCGACAAGGATCTGAAGTTTTCATGATCCTTTTTAAACCAGTTTAGTTTACTTAGGCATTACCACTGCATCTACAACATGAACCATTCCATTGGAAGCC is drawn from Flavihumibacter rivuli and contains these coding sequences:
- a CDS encoding HesB/IscA family protein; amino-acid sequence: METVLQTPVTFTAGAVTELHRLMNEPGFDTAKVLRVGVKGGGCSGLSYVLGFDDLQEGDDRFEIEGIPCVMAKSHGIYLMGMEIDWQDGLNSRGFTFKNPNASNTCGCGTSFAV
- a CDS encoding acyl-CoA mutase large subunit family protein — translated: MPDKNISTDSGIEIKEVYYRTDLPSAGQTEEKPGEFPFTRGIQPDMYRGKLWTMRQYAGFSTAEESNKRYHYLLSQGVMGLSVAFDLPTQIGYDSDHPLAEGEVGKVGVAIDSLEDMKTLFKGIKLEDVSTSMTINATGFILLSLYVALAKQQGADLKKISGTIQNDILKEYAARGTYIYPPKPSMRIITDIFEWCSKDLPKWNTISISGYHIREAGSTAVQEVAFTLSNGKAYVQAALEKGLDINVFGKRLSFFFNAHNNLFEEVAKFRAARRMWAKIMQSLGATDPKAMMLRFHTQTGGSTLTAQQPFNNISRVTVQTMAAVLGGTQSLHTNGYDEALSLPTEEAARIALRTQQIVAFESGIADTVDPLAGSYYVEALTNELEQKAWDLIATIDSMGGSVSAIEEGFIQDEIARSAYDYQRQIETGGKIIVGVNKFQVKESDSIPLFKIDDSIRLLQSQKLADLRARRDQGKALNCLELLREKAVNGENLMPVVIEAVESLCTLGEIADVLRKEFGEFK
- a CDS encoding fasciclin domain-containing protein yields the protein MRRNTFLRLFTVMGVIAMLNLSCAPSLSSLTTPSNLLGMLGGNANLSSFAGLINKVPSVGKLLGGSNPLTILAPSNDAIAALGQDAIGKLTGSKAGLKDLANILKGHIIPGKVNPADLASGTLKSIGGTPINLGNAKVVGDAINADNGTIMMIDQLLK
- a CDS encoding amidohydrolase — protein: MIVRTLKLLLILVGSGTLVKAQSPMAAAIEAKAKAVLPKVIEWRRHIHQNPELGNREFKTMEYIAAHLRSLGIEVKTGVAKTGVVGLLKGGKPGPVVALRADMDALPVLERVDVPYKSTVTAEYLGQTVPVMHACGHDTHVAMLMGAAEVLAGMKKDLAGSVKFIFQPAEEGPPGDEEGGAPLMVKEGVMDNPKVDAVFGIHISSQLEVGNIKYKAGPFMASSDWFTIKIKGKQAHGSAPWGSIDPIVVGTQIVNGLQTIVSRQENIVKAPVVITVGKFHSGVRSNIIPEEAVLEGTIRTLDAEMQKDVHQRIRTTAQKIAEASGATVEVVIDTKTLVTFNDSTLTELMVPSLVRSAGADKVASQGWTTGAEDFSFFGEKAPAFFFNVGGMPKGTTSAKAGGHHTPDFFIDDSQLDVGVKAFCNLVVDFAQQYPKMAKTNTGKKAF
- a CDS encoding GNAT family N-acetyltransferase, with protein sequence MILYRQVSNKADLQKILALQEVNLKGNLSEEEKNAQGFLTLQHSMEVLETMHGTEPSIIAMDGETLAGYALVMPLETRSLIPELAPMFDHFASMTYKGKPLNHYRYYVLGQVCVAAAYRGMGVFEGLYQMHRDLLGNRYDFVITEISTSNQRSLKAHARVGFTTILTTRDHIDEWQVVLWDFNKKAVG
- a CDS encoding glutamine--tRNA ligase/YqeY domain fusion protein; its protein translation is MTEISKEEEKSLNFIEEIIEKDLAEGKYNSILTRFPPEPNGYLHIGHAKSICLNFGLALKYGGQTNLRFDDTNPVTEDTEYVESIKDDVRWLGFQWANELYASDYFEYLYDYAVKLIQKGLAYVDDSSSEEIASLKGTPTEPGKDSPYRNRSVEENLSLFADMRAGKFKDGEKVLRAKIDMASPNMHMRDPIIYRIKHAKHHRTGDKWCIYPMYDFAHGQSDSIEKITHSICTLEFIPHRPLYDWFIEQLGIFPSHQYEFARLNMTNTVMSKRKLLQLVNEGHVSGWDDPRMPTISGLRRRGFTPESIRDFCDRIGVAKRDNLIDVGLLEFCLREHLNKIAHRRMVVFDPLKVVVTNYPAGQVEMLKSEDNPEDPDTSHRDIPFSGELYIEREDFMENPPKKYFRLAPGQMVRLKSAYIIRCDEVMKDDEGNVTELRCTYIPESKSGQDTSGINVKGTLHWVSISQAVKAEVRLYDRLFKVEDPSNEEGDFKSYINPDSLQVISEVYAEPALTKAGEGDRYQFLRKGYFALDKDSTPEKLVFNRTVTLKDTWAKEMKKN
- a CDS encoding YggS family pyridoxal phosphate-dependent enzyme, with amino-acid sequence MAINEAKYQEIKDELREGICLVAVSKTKPADDIMALYELGQRDFGENYVQELVDKQSQLPGDIHWHFIGHLQSNKVKYIAPFVHLVHGVDSPKLLAEINKQAIKNGRVIDVLLQIHIATEETKFGMDEYELMALIDDIVQAPDKYAGVRIRGLMGMASFSDNLEQVRNEFRLLKRLYDAVRSRALNTAQIQPDTLSMGMSGDYRIAIDEGSNMVRIGSLLFGARG
- a CDS encoding acyl-CoA dehydrogenase; amino-acid sequence: MHFQLSEEHLMIQKAARDFAQQECLPGVIERDEKQQYPREQVMKLADLGFMGMMVDPKYGGSGMDTISYVLAMEEISKIDASVSVSMSVNNSLVCWGLEAYGTEEQKQKYLTPLAQGKKDGELYIGAFLLSEPEAGSDATSQRTTAEDKGDYYLLNGIKNWITNGSSASVYLVIAQTDIAKGSHGINAFIVEKNWPGVTVGAKENKMGIRGSDTHSISFNDVKVPKENRIGEDGFGFKFAMKTLAGGRIGIAAQALGIASGAFELALNYSKQRKAFGKEIMHHQAIQFKLADMATKVEAARLLCLKAAWEKDNNLDYTLSGSMAKVYASEAAMWISTEAVQVHGGYGFVKEFHVERLMRDAKITQIYEGTSEVQRIVISRSILK
- the ric gene encoding iron-sulfur cluster repair di-iron protein, producing MEALDNLQLGRIVTDHPSTARVLEKYGLDYCCNGKRSLADACRQKGIAAADVSEELQEAIELPGGEQVDFDTWSAEKLITYVLLKHHFYVKQEIPSISFHLSKVADKHGDKFPYMLEVQQLWRQLAEELLSHLKKEEDILFPAIIALEKGVGVDQGRAGLRDVRNPMVQLEHEHDQAGVLMARIRELTNQYTPHPLACTTHRLTLQELAAFELDLHQHIHLENNIIFPKALELNKIK
- a CDS encoding methyltransferase domain-containing protein, which produces MQLDAAYWNDRYLNHKTSWDIGYAAPALTHFVDQLPDKSISILVPGCGNGYEVEYLLQKGFTNVTVVDIAPSLTDALKRRLEPYSGKELTIITGDFFELDGLYDLVLEQTFFCALDPEKRADYANKMFNILKPGGKLAGVLFNREFIGGPPFGGSQEEYKKLFSKMFTIKVMEPCYNSITPRQGSEVFMILFKPV